The DNA sequence CTGGAAGTTTCCCGGAAAACCATCAATGAAGTGATGTATGAAACGGGGTATTCTGATGTGAAAGCCTTTCGGGAAATATTCCGAAGAATCACGGGTTTATCTCCTATTGAATATCGAAACAAATACAACAAAACAGGTATTACAGCCAAACAGCATCATTGATCACAATAATGCTGTCTGAATTTTTTTATGTTCTACTGAAAAGAAGCTCTGAACTCCAGCGGAGAAAGCCGGGTTTTATTTTTAAACAGTTTTGTAAAGGACTGCGGATGCTCAAAGCCCAGTTCATAAGCAATCTCACTTACTGAGAGCTCTGTCGTAGAAAGCTTTTCTTTTGCTTTTTCAATCAACTTGTCATGGATAAACTGCTGGGTACTTTGCCCGGTAAGAGTCGTTAGCAGCCGGCTAAGGTAATTGGGTGAAATTCCAAGTTCTTTGGCTGTAAACTGAACGGTGGGCAATCCTTTTGATACCAGATCATTATCATTGAAATAATCCGCCAATAAAGTTTCTAAACGGTTCAGGATGGTATGATTGGTTATTTTTCTGGTGATGAACTGCCTTTCATAAAATCTTTCAGAATAACTGAGCAGTGTTTCAATATGGGAGATGATAATATTCTGGCTGAATTTATCAATCACTGCATGATATTCCTGTTCAATATTTTCTATAATTCCATTGATCGTAAGTTCCTCTTTTTTGGAAAGAAACAAAGCTTCATTCACAGAATAATCGAAAAAATCATATTGTTTTATGGTTTTTGCTAATGAAGTGTTCCACAGAAAATCAGGGTGAATCAACAGCATCCAGCCTGATTGCTTCTCCTTCAGACCGGAATCTGCTTCAATTCTGAAAACCTGATTCGGAGAAATAAAAAACAGAGTTCCTTCATCAAAATCATATTCCTGCTGGCCATATTTCAGTTTTCCGTTCATTCCTATTTTCAAAGAGATCTGGTAAAAATCCAGCATCCAATTAACTTCTCCGATATCAGCAGGACGTTTAACATCTTTGTAATCAATGACACTGATGAGCGGATGCTCAGGAGGCGGTAATCCTCTTGAACGGTGAAATTCTGTAATGGTTTTTATTCTTTTGGTAACCCGTCTTTCCATATCTATAAAATTACAAATTGTTTTACAAGTTGTTAAACCACAGGGAGCATAGATTTTTGTGATTAACTTATAAAAAATCGGAGATGCTTAAACCTTATGTAAACTTACTCTGCATAAGGATATCCTCCCAGGCTCACTTAAATATTTAAAGCTTTTGTGACATTGATGGTTCAATATTTCACACTTCCTCTTTGTGGTAAGCAACAGCAAATTCCTTCGCAAAATCTGCCAGTTTTACTTTCCCCAGGACAGGCTGATGCTGATAGTAATCCTCATACAGAATTCCGCTTCCCTGACTTGCCTGTGTTTCTACAAAACCTTTGGCTATCTGCTCATTGAAACCGATGTGAAGCCAGTTTTCCAATAATTCCTGGTCTGAAATCACTTTCCATTCCAGATCTGCCTTACCGATTGATTCTCCCAAAGCTTTTGCAATTTCATTAGGGGAAACCTCATCACTGGCTACATAGCGTATTTCTCTGCCCATAAAAGGTTTATCCATTTCTTCCGTTACAGCATCTGCAATATCCAACGGAGAAACCCAAGGCTCTTTCTGATCACCTCCCCAATTGGAAATAATAACCCCTTTGTTTTTTATCGTAGGGATGAACGAAAACATATTGAAATAAATACCAACAGGACGAATGAATTTAATCGCAATATCATCCGGTAATTGTTTCAGAATCTGTTCTACATGGTGATGGAAGACAATAATCCCTGTCCCTTTATCTGTATGGGCACCAATGCTGCTGAGATGGATAATTTTCTTCACTCTAGAACGTTCCACAGCAGTTTTGTAATTGTTGCCGATTTCACTAATCTTTCCAATAAAATCAATGCTTTTATCAAACATGTCTCCCGCTGCTTCCATTGTTTCCATTAAATACACAATATCTGCCCCTGTAAATGTTTTGGTGAGAAAGTCTGCATCAAACATACTTCCTATAGCAGCTTTTGCACCCAGCGCTTCTATAGCAGCTATTCTTTCTTCATTACTGCTGATCACTGTTACCGAGTGTCCTTTTTCTACGAGTTCTTTTGTAAGTGGTTTTCCTATGTTCCCGATGGAACCTGTTAAAACAATATTCATTTCTTTAATTTTTTGTTGGTGTAAAATTCCGAAATGCATGTAAAGAAGATTTCACCGGATCTATCTTCTCCTTAGCCAAAACTAATCCTGTACAAAAATTTTCCCCGTCAATCTTCCAGATCAGATAGAGCGTGTGTTATAAAATAAATAAAAAGTCTACAAAAACAATAGACTTATTGTATTAACTTTAATTCATAGATTAAAAGATTATTTTTTTATCATTTTTTAACATTTTGAAAAATTTATTAAACCATTAAATATCAAACAGATAAAATAAAAATATCATATACTTTTTTATTAGTCTACTAATTTAGTAGGTTAATATGATTTATCTCATACTCTCCTTTTACCAGTGTTCAGCAATTATTAAATAATTTTGACCTAGTTAAAAAAAACATAAACTCTATTCTCATGAATAAGAACTACTTTGATTCTTACCTATGCACCACTATGACGACAGCTCCTGCACAATATATGTGTTGTGGAATGTCTGTCTTTTCACAGCACAACAGTATTTCTCAAGACATGTGCTTTGATATGATGTGCACAATGATGATGTCATAACTTTCCAAAAGATACATTCATTACTGTAGGAATTAAAGCCAAAAAGTTCAAGGCTTCTTTCATCCGGGTACATCTCCTGTAAATTTTAACCTTTTCGCTATTGAAATCCTCCCTGAAAAAGGAGGCGGAAAGCTACATTTTAAACGGAAGATCAACAGTAATACACAGTTCAGTTTTAAACCTAGATTAATATAATGAAAAAGAAACAATGTAAACTTGGTGTATTAGCTTTACTCCTATTCGCGGAATATGGCTATGCCCAAACTAAAGACAGCCTTTCCAAAGAAACTTCGATAAAGGAAGTGGTGGTGGTAGCCTTCGGGAAGCAGAAAAAAGAGGAGATTACAGGATCTGTACAGTCATTGAAGGCAAAAGACCTGTCTAATCTTCAGAACGGAAATATTCTTCAGGGAATCGGAGGAAAAGTAGCCGGTGTACAGGTGATCTCATCCGGCCAGCCGGGTTCTCAGCCAACCATCAGAATGAGAGGAATTGGTTCTATCAATGCTTCCAGCGATCCACTGATTGTACTGGATGGTATTCCGTACAGCGGAAACCTGAACAGTATTGCCGCATCTGATATTGAAAGCATTTCTTTTCTTGAAGATGCTTCTTCCAATGCTTTATATGGTTCCAGAGGAGCCAATGGAGTGATTATTGTGAATACAAAAAGAGGAAAAAGTAAAGGAGTAAGTATTGAAGCCGATATAAGAACCGGTGTGAATTTCAGATCTATCCAGGATTATTCGGTGTATACTTCCCCACAGGATTATTATACAGCTTATTATAACAGAGCCAGAATTGGTGAAATTGCAAGACTGAAACAACCCGGAGCCGTTCCTTCAGGACCTTCTCCACATGACGTAGGGCTTGCAGCATTGACCAAACTGGGATATGATGCTTATAGCGTTCCTTTCAACCAATTGATTTCAAAGGATGGATCTTTCAATCCTGATGCGAAACTGCTGTATCAGGACAACTGGAAAAAACTGCTTTTCAGACCTGCTTTGAGAAGAGAAGCCACAGTGGGAATCAATGCTAATGGAGATCAGGTGAAATCTTATACTTCCCTTAATTATCTGGATGACAAAGGGTATTTAATATCTTCCGGTTTTGAAAGATTCGGAATCAGATCGAATGTGGATTATTCCATAACATCAAAGCTGAAGTTGACCAGTGCATTATCTTATACCTACAGTAAGCAGGATTTTGGGGAAACAGGAGGTTTTTCCAACCCTTTCCAGTTTGCCAGAAATATTGCTCCATTCTATCCTGTTTTCCTCAGGGATAACAATTACCAGAGGTTGTACGACAGCAATGGAAATGCTCTATATGACTATGGAGACGGGCAGGGCCCCAACGGAGCCACAAGATCTTATGCCGTTTTTGAAAACCCTGTAGGTAACCTTCAGAAAGATAAATCTCAGATCGTAAGTAATATCACCAATCTTAACCTTGGTTTAAACTATGAAATTATCAAAGGATTGGATTTCACGTATAACTTCGGTGCTTATCT is a window from the Chryseobacterium indologenes genome containing:
- a CDS encoding AraC family transcriptional regulator, with the protein product MERRVTKRIKTITEFHRSRGLPPPEHPLISVIDYKDVKRPADIGEVNWMLDFYQISLKIGMNGKLKYGQQEYDFDEGTLFFISPNQVFRIEADSGLKEKQSGWMLLIHPDFLWNTSLAKTIKQYDFFDYSVNEALFLSKKEELTINGIIENIEQEYHAVIDKFSQNIIISHIETLLSYSERFYERQFITRKITNHTILNRLETLLADYFNDNDLVSKGLPTVQFTAKELGISPNYLSRLLTTLTGQSTQQFIHDKLIEKAKEKLSTTELSVSEIAYELGFEHPQSFTKLFKNKTRLSPLEFRASFQ
- a CDS encoding SDR family oxidoreductase; translated protein: MNIVLTGSIGNIGKPLTKELVEKGHSVTVISSNEERIAAIEALGAKAAIGSMFDADFLTKTFTGADIVYLMETMEAAGDMFDKSIDFIGKISEIGNNYKTAVERSRVKKIIHLSSIGAHTDKGTGIIVFHHHVEQILKQLPDDIAIKFIRPVGIYFNMFSFIPTIKNKGVIISNWGGDQKEPWVSPLDIADAVTEEMDKPFMGREIRYVASDEVSPNEIAKALGESIGKADLEWKVISDQELLENWLHIGFNEQIAKGFVETQASQGSGILYEDYYQHQPVLGKVKLADFAKEFAVAYHKEEV